A portion of the Malania oleifera isolate guangnan ecotype guangnan chromosome 3, ASM2987363v1, whole genome shotgun sequence genome contains these proteins:
- the LOC131151653 gene encoding F-box/FBD/LRR-repeat protein At1g13570-like, producing MKEKKMGLSKRQKTAPLMPMEDPLMELPDGILSSIISLLSLKEAVKTSILSKRWQLIWTSHSDLCFDAVNVLGSGRRAEPHCVFNCQNEMDKKLQRNRFIKRVDQFMQQRCWGPKVNSFAIHFHLGKESTSHVDHWLSCAVMKAVENIDLNLSVWFRPEVDFSSSTALENYRFPCWLLAAPGKTCSTVKHLQLASCSLGASSCPNFLTSLVTLELRSVTINDEQVKTLLSNCLLLERLSLHLCNDLVNLNIAEPKARLKVLNIQNCLRLEKIEICAENLVLLEYTGFLIKFSLKCVPKLVEVFLNFTGESRIKGVTYALTRFASYLPQLETLNLLCVLGMKALKLPENVVAITNVRRLMLTVFPFDDEDELCWISYILKAFPLLQKLQLNLFSPSFIRKPREVERHFPKCPHKHVTEVEINGFYGNQHEAELLTYLLGNLVELKTLVIGPRQKVYKGGFNKWVYEEPSCSCYKLRAESVREWLKIVVPLTVHLEIC from the exons atgaaggaaaaaaaaatgggtCTGTCAAAACGACAAAAAACTGCTCCTCTGATG CCAATGGAGGATCCACTCatggagcttccagatggaatTCTTTCCTCAATTATTTCTTTGCTTTCATTGAAAGAGGCAGTAAAGACGAGCATATTGTCAAAAAGATGGCAACTCATCTGGACCTCTCACTCTGACCTCTGTTTTGATGCTGTAAATGTACTTGGGAGTGGAAGGAGGGCTGAACCTCATTGTGTTTTTAATTGTCAAAATGAAATGGACAAAAAGCTACAAAGGAATAGGTTTATAAAACGGGTTGATCAGTTCATGCAACAACGTTGCTGGGGCCCAAAGGTAAACTCATTTGCCATTCATTTTCACCTAGGCAAGGAATCTACGTCTCATGTTGATCATTGGCTTAGTTGCGCTGTCATGAAGGCAGTTGAAAATATTGATCTCAACTTATCAGTGTGGTTTAGACCTGAAGTGGACTTCTCCTCTTCAACTGCACTAGAGAATTATAGGTTTCCTTGTTGGCTTCTTGCTGCCCCTGGAAAAACATGCAGTACTGTAAAGCATCTACAATTGGCTTCTTGCAGTCTCGGTGCTTCTTCATGTCCTAATTTTCTCACCTCTCTTGTTACTCTTGAACTTCGAAGTGTAACCATTAACGATGAGCAGGTGAAGACTCTTCTATCAAATTGTTTGCTTCTTGAGAGACTGAGTCTGCATCTATGCAATGATCTTGTCAATTTGAATATTGCTGAACCAAAGGCCCGATTGAAAGTTCTGAACATACAAAACTGCCTCAGATTGGAGAAGATTGAAATATGTGCAGAGAATCTCGTTTTGTTGGAATATACTGGTTTCTTAATAAAATTCTCTTTGAAATGTGTCCCAAAGTTGGTTGAAGTTTTCTTGAATTTCACTGGAGAGAGCAGGATTAAAGGTGTAACTTATGCACTTACAAGATTTGCAAGTTATCTGCCGCAGTTGGAAACTCTAAATTTACTCTGTGTTTTAGGTATGAAG GCACTAAAGCTGCCAGAAAATGTAGTGGCAATCACCAATGTCAGGCGATTGATGCTGACTGTTTTCCCATTTGATGATGAAGATGAGCTCTGTTGGATTAGTTACATCCTGAAGGCTTTTCCTCTGCTGCAGAAGCTACAATTAAAT TTGTTTTCTCCAAGCTTTATAAGAAAACCAAGGGAGGTAGAAAGGCATTTCCCAAAATGCCCCCATAAACATGTGACGGAGGTAGAAATAAATGGGTTTTATGGGAATCAGCATGAAGCGGAGCTATTGACGTATTTGCTTGGTAATTTGGTTGAGCTGAAAACACTGGTAATTGGTCCTCGCCAGAAGGTTTACAAGGGAGGATTTAACAAGTGGGTTTATGAAGAACCGAGCTGCAGCTGTTACAAACTCAGAGCGGAGAGCGTACGAGAGTGGCTTAAGATAGTAGTCCCCCTAACAGTGCATCTGGAAATTTGTTGA